Proteins from a single region of Ischnura elegans chromosome 2, ioIscEleg1.1, whole genome shotgun sequence:
- the LOC124154670 gene encoding proline-rich protein 4-like produces MNMKIQISTLLLAAAFGIAFAADAESEGAKTNQKRGIHDLGYGGHFEGGYGGGHFGGGYGGDYHGHHEEHVKTVTVEKKVPYPVPHPYPVEVVKHVPYKVDKPVPYEVKKPYPVIVKKPYPVTVEKPYPVTVEKKVPYPVYVPHKVPVPHPYKVYVHKPVPYPVHVPVKVPVPHPVTIYKKVPVYVHHKHHEEIHHHEGGDYGGGHHY; encoded by the exons atgaatatgaaaattcag ATATCAACATTACTTCTTGCGGCCGCATTCGGCATCGCATTCGCCGCAGACGCAGAGAGTGAAGGTGCTAAGACGAATCAAAAGAGGGGAATTCATGACTTGGGCTACGGAGGACACTTCGAGGGAGGATACGGAGGAGGACATTTTGGAGGAGGGTATGGAGGTGACTACCACGGCCACCACGAGGAGCACGTGAAGACGGTGACGGTTGAGAAGAAGGTTCCGTACCCAGTGCCTCATCCCTATCCCGTGGAGGTGGTGAAGCACGTCCCCTACAAAGTGGACAAGCCCGTGCCGTACGAGGTGAAGAAGCCCTACCCCGTGATCGTGAAGAAGCCGTACCCCGTGACCGTGGAGAAGCCGTATCCAGTGACCGTGGAGAAGAAGGTGCCGTACCCGGTCTATGTGCCGCACAAGGTCCCCGTGCCGCACCCATACAAGGTGTACGTGCACAAGCCAGTGCCCTACCCCGTGCACGTCCCGGTCAAGGTGCCAGTGCCGCACCCGGTCACCATCTACAAGAAAGTGCCTGTCTACGTCCACCACAAGCACCACGAGGAGATCCACCACCACGAAGGAGGCGACTACGGAGGAGGACACcactattaa
- the LOC124153265 gene encoding uncharacterized protein LOC124153265: MKDVALLAIVCIGVAAGSDVGVVGPYSADGTPKEKREVGATHYGRNRGNRQPSIAWSGHGSHRLPVHGYLGGRYGRKYGIQYGDQYSVHHGGQYGDHHGGQYSGQHSNQHGIQYSGRHVGQHGGLNGGQHGGQYGGQQSNQHGVQHSGHHISQYGNQNGGQHANQRGVQYSGQHIGQYGSQNGGQHGDHKQIGEKGGEKMHITDGKEQGRFGHAQLISLTKSVPLAVPHPYPVEVIQPVPYKVDHPVPYEVEKPYFVHVEKPYHVIVEKPYPVAYETKVPYPVYVPHKVPVPQPYMVYVPKPVPYPVHVPVEVPVPHPVIMYKKVKVFVSEGEESRGGEGGEGEGGGAGGRHGIEGKGRRGSEEWKGGHVSSASGMQKEETKP; the protein is encoded by the coding sequence GCACTCCTGGCGATAGTTTGCATTGGTGTGGCAGCGGGGTCGGATGTCGGCGTGGTTGGGCCCTATTCTGCAGACGGTACAccgaaagagaaaagagaagtcggTGCTACACACTATGGAAGGAACCGAGGCAACAGGCAGCCATCCATCGCCTGGAGTGGTCATGGCAGTCACCGGCTTCCAGTGCACGGTTATTTGGGTGGACGATATGGACGCAAGTATGGCATCCAATATGGTGATCAATACAGTGTCCATCACGGTGGCCAATATGGAGACCATCATGGTGGCCAATATAGCGGACAGCATTCCAACCAACATGGTATTCAATATAGTGGCCGACACGTTGGCCAACATGGCGGCCTAAATGGAGGCCAACATGGCGGCCAATATGGCGGACAACAATCCAACCAACATGGTGTTCAGCATAGTGGCCATCACATCAGCCAATATGGTAACCAAAATGGCGGCCAACATGCCAACCAACGCGGTGTTCAATACAGTGGCCAGCACATCGGCCAATATGGCAGCCAAAATGGCGGCCAACATGGCGATCACAAGCAGATCGGAGAAAAAGGCGGGGAAAAAATGCATATAACAGACGGAAAAGAACAGGGTAGGTTCGGCCACGCCCAGCTGATCAGTCTAACGAAAAGCGTGCCCTTAGCAGTTCCGCATCCTTATCCTGTAGAAGTGATCCAACCAGTACCCTACAAAGTGGACCATCCAGTGCCCTACGAAGTGGAGAAACCGTACTTCGTCCACGTGGAAAAACCGTATCACGTCATCGTGGAGAAACCCTATCCCGTGGCCTATGAGACGAAGGTGCCGTATCCTGTCTACGTGCCGCATAAAGTGCCAGTACCTCAGCCATACATGGTGTACGTGCCCAAACCAGTGCCCTATCCCGTGCACGTCCCGGTCGAAGTGCCAGTGCCGCACCCGGTGATCATGTACAAGAAGGTCAAGGTGTTCGTGTCGGAGGGGGAGGAAtcaaggggaggggagggaggagaaggagagggagggggagcggGTGGTCGCCATGGCAttgaggggaaggggaggagggggagtgaGGAGTGGAAAGGGGGACATGTGTCGAGTGCAAGCGGAATGCAGAAGGAAGAGACAAAGCCATGA